In Candidatus Methylomirabilota bacterium, a genomic segment contains:
- a CDS encoding alpha/beta hydrolase, which yields MLDPRFGCETATTRTLRVNGLDLSFLEWGASGNPALCFLHGGAAHAHWFDRVAPAFADRFHVLALDQRGHGESEWAVPAAYATRDFAADLLAMMDALGVARMVFAGHSMGGHNTMGFAAWHPERVRAAVIIDARPSLPPERLDRMHARGRRPPRLHPTVDHAVRAFHLLPPDTTADPAFLAHVARAGVTARDGGFTYRFDPACYAARDPVDNWLLLPKVTAPTLVVRGEHSPVLPREIAERMLAALPRASLVEIPGAFHHLVLDAPDAFVHALDDFLARAL from the coding sequence ATGCTCGACCCGCGCTTCGGCTGCGAGACCGCGACGACGCGCACGCTCCGCGTCAACGGCCTCGACCTCTCGTTCCTCGAGTGGGGCGCTTCCGGAAACCCCGCGCTCTGCTTCCTGCACGGCGGCGCCGCGCACGCGCACTGGTTCGATCGCGTCGCGCCCGCGTTCGCCGATCGCTTCCACGTGCTCGCGCTCGACCAGCGCGGCCACGGCGAGAGCGAGTGGGCGGTGCCCGCCGCGTACGCGACCCGGGACTTCGCGGCCGACCTCCTCGCCATGATGGACGCGCTCGGCGTCGCGCGCATGGTGTTCGCCGGCCACTCGATGGGCGGCCACAACACGATGGGCTTCGCCGCCTGGCACCCCGAGCGCGTGCGCGCGGCCGTGATCATCGACGCGCGGCCCTCGCTGCCGCCGGAGCGGCTCGACCGCATGCACGCGCGCGGCCGGCGGCCGCCGCGGCTCCACCCGACGGTGGACCACGCCGTGCGGGCCTTTCACCTCCTGCCGCCCGACACGACCGCCGACCCCGCGTTCCTCGCCCACGTGGCGCGCGCGGGCGTGACCGCGCGCGACGGCGGCTTCACGTACCGCTTCGACCCCGCGTGCTACGCGGCGCGCGACCCCGTGGACAACTGGCTGCTCCTGCCGAAGGTCACCGCGCCGACGCTCGTCGTGCGCGGCGAGCACTCACCGGTGCTCCCGCGCGAGATCGCCGAGCGCATGCTCGCGGCGCTCCCACGCGCGTCGCTGGTCGAGATCCCCGGCGCTTTCCACCACCTCGTGCTCGACGCGCCCGACGCGTTCGTCCACGCCCTCGACGACTTCCTCGCGCGAGCGCTCTGA
- a CDS encoding NAD(P)H-dependent oxidoreductase subunit E: MRDISEPLAKFPRERTWLLPALQAVQRAERWLPPEALDAVAAHLRVPRSEVWGVASHYPELRLGRPGRRLVRVCTGVSCRVNGGGALLAACEARLGVRAGATAADGSVTLEELDCAFACAVAPVVEIDHAYRGRVAPADLDRILAPRASHASAPAPVVPPPPAASGSPAERFAALTREAERRRPGARLAVGVGACGVAVGALETLATLGAEVERRKLPYGVVAAGCGGMCWAAPAVEVLRGGRPRLIAGPLAAADVGKFLDALAADRVTDVGGEVLARQRRVLLERCGVTDPGDIADAIRRGSYATLARVLDEGRPERVIDEVRAAGLTGRGGAYFQTAVKWAACRAAAGAPKYVVVNGEEGEPGIFKDRHLMEGDPHRLLEAVLLAAYAAGASHGVVYVHGEAELSAERLTTALSQARAWGLVGPRVLGADFSLELELRRGAGGFVLGEETALLESLEGRRAMPRTRPPFPVESGLFGRPTVINNVETLCAVPPIVERGGAWFAGLGGGRGTKLFGLSGRVKRAGIVELELGTTLRTLLEEIGGGSPTGRPIAAVVLGGPSGSVVHPRRFDEPLVPRGPVNPGTGGVVALDETASVRDAVRTLLAFNTRESCGKCTPCREGTARLLAMLDGRLDVDGVQALSEVIQTASLCGLGQAAPLAVLSGLAEFPGEFGVS, translated from the coding sequence ATGCGAGACATCTCCGAGCCGCTGGCGAAGTTTCCCCGCGAGCGCACGTGGCTCCTGCCGGCGCTCCAGGCGGTGCAGCGCGCGGAGCGCTGGCTCCCGCCCGAGGCGCTCGACGCCGTCGCCGCGCACCTCCGCGTGCCGAGGAGCGAGGTGTGGGGCGTCGCGAGCCACTACCCCGAGCTCCGGCTCGGGCGCCCGGGACGGCGTCTCGTCCGCGTCTGCACGGGGGTCAGCTGCCGGGTCAACGGCGGCGGCGCGCTGCTCGCCGCCTGCGAGGCGCGGCTCGGTGTCCGCGCGGGCGCGACCGCCGCCGACGGCTCCGTGACGCTCGAGGAGCTCGACTGCGCCTTCGCGTGCGCCGTCGCGCCGGTCGTCGAGATCGATCACGCGTACCGCGGCCGCGTCGCGCCGGCCGACCTCGACCGGATCCTCGCGCCCCGCGCGTCCCACGCGTCCGCTCCGGCGCCGGTCGTCCCGCCGCCGCCAGCCGCCTCGGGAAGTCCCGCGGAGCGCTTCGCCGCGCTCACGCGCGAGGCCGAGCGCCGGCGACCCGGCGCGCGCCTGGCCGTCGGCGTGGGGGCGTGCGGCGTCGCCGTCGGCGCGCTCGAGACGCTCGCCACGCTCGGCGCCGAGGTCGAGCGCCGAAAGCTCCCCTACGGCGTCGTCGCCGCGGGCTGCGGCGGCATGTGCTGGGCGGCGCCCGCCGTCGAGGTCCTGCGCGGCGGCCGTCCACGGCTCATCGCGGGCCCGCTCGCCGCGGCGGACGTCGGGAAGTTCCTCGACGCCCTCGCCGCCGACCGCGTGACCGACGTCGGCGGCGAGGTCCTCGCGCGGCAGCGGCGCGTGCTGCTCGAGCGCTGCGGCGTCACCGACCCGGGCGACATCGCCGACGCGATCCGCCGCGGGAGCTACGCGACGCTCGCGCGCGTCCTCGACGAGGGTCGGCCCGAGCGCGTGATCGACGAGGTGCGCGCGGCGGGCCTCACGGGGCGCGGCGGCGCTTACTTCCAGACGGCCGTGAAGTGGGCGGCGTGCCGAGCGGCGGCGGGCGCGCCGAAGTACGTCGTCGTCAACGGCGAGGAGGGCGAGCCCGGGATCTTCAAGGACCGTCACCTGATGGAGGGCGACCCGCACCGCCTCCTGGAGGCGGTGCTGCTCGCGGCCTACGCCGCCGGCGCGTCGCACGGCGTCGTCTACGTCCACGGCGAGGCCGAGCTCTCCGCCGAGCGGCTCACCACCGCCCTGTCCCAGGCACGGGCGTGGGGGCTCGTCGGCCCGCGCGTCCTCGGCGCCGACTTCTCGCTCGAGCTCGAGCTGCGACGCGGCGCGGGCGGCTTCGTGCTCGGCGAGGAGACGGCGCTGCTCGAGTCTCTCGAGGGCCGGCGCGCGATGCCGCGCACGCGGCCGCCCTTCCCCGTGGAGTCGGGCCTCTTCGGCAGGCCCACCGTGATCAACAACGTCGAGACGCTCTGCGCCGTACCGCCGATCGTCGAGCGGGGCGGGGCGTGGTTCGCCGGGCTCGGCGGCGGACGCGGGACCAAGCTCTTCGGTCTCTCGGGCCGGGTGAAGCGCGCGGGCATCGTCGAGCTCGAGCTCGGCACGACACTCCGGACGCTTCTCGAGGAGATCGGCGGCGGCTCCCCCACCGGGCGGCCGATCGCCGCCGTGGTCCTCGGCGGGCCGTCGGGGAGCGTCGTCCACCCGCGGCGGTTCGACGAGCCGCTCGTGCCGCGCGGCCCCGTGAACCCCGGGACGGGCGGCGTGGTCGCGCTCGACGAGACCGCGTCCGTACGCGACGCGGTCAGGACGCTCCTCGCCTTCAACACGCGCGAGTCGTGCGGGAAATGCACGCCGTGCCGGGAGGGGACGGCGCGGCTCCTTGCCATGCTCGACGGACGTCTAGACGTGGACGGCGTGCAGGCGCTCAGCGAGGTGATCCAGACGGCGTCGCTCTGCGGCCTCGGCCAGGCCGCCCCGCTCGCCGTCCTCTCCGGGCTCGCCGAGTTCCCCGGGGAGTTCGGCGTATCATGA
- a CDS encoding cation:proton antiporter: MVADPSVFRDLAYVFVAAVVGGALARLARQPLILGYVAAGILVGPLTPGPAVSDVHGFELMAEVGVVLLMFSIGIELSLKDLLAIRRLALVGVPLGLAAFIGLATGLGLALGWSALRALSVGIVLCVQSTMVAARLLMDRGETGSRHGRLTIGILLVEDLAVVALIILLPTLGALDRGGLLAIAKALGTAALILVPFLVLARRVVPRLLLQAARMRSDEMFLFVALAVGLATAALTQALGLSVALGAFLAGLLISESDFAHDTLARLLPLRDTFAALFFVTLGMLLDPAQVLANLPLLGIMVGLIVVGNLAVWTAVVRLFGESVWNAVLTAVALTQIGEFSFVLVQVARRAGYVGDDVYNATLAASLLTILLNALLVQKAPGWIGALRLRGAGPPPAVAPSLEGHVILCGYGRVGSAIGEALETFGIRYVAVETDPDIVKGLQARGVPSLFGDAARRGILEAAGAARAALVVVALPEMERARLAVRALRAINPRLPLLARAHHTAARDLLIDMGATEVIQPEVEAAATLLRHSLERLAVPRPKILAYLERLRAAADTALILEPLGREDLPFARDLTLGEGPLAGRSLRDLRVRERFGVVVLTVTCPDGEFVPNPSAETVFRAGDRVRVFGLREQIERFAAAGASRG; the protein is encoded by the coding sequence ATGGTAGCCGACCCGAGCGTGTTCCGCGACCTCGCCTACGTGTTCGTCGCCGCCGTCGTGGGCGGCGCACTGGCCCGGCTCGCGCGGCAGCCGCTGATCCTCGGCTACGTGGCCGCTGGCATCCTCGTCGGTCCGCTCACGCCGGGCCCCGCGGTGTCGGACGTCCACGGCTTCGAGCTCATGGCGGAAGTCGGCGTGGTCCTCCTGATGTTCTCGATCGGCATCGAGCTCTCCTTGAAGGACCTCCTGGCCATCCGCCGCCTCGCGCTGGTGGGCGTGCCGCTCGGGCTTGCGGCCTTCATCGGCCTCGCGACCGGCCTCGGGCTGGCGCTGGGCTGGAGCGCGCTCCGGGCCCTCTCCGTCGGCATCGTGCTGTGCGTGCAGAGCACGATGGTCGCGGCGCGCCTGCTCATGGACCGTGGCGAGACGGGCTCGCGCCACGGCCGGCTGACGATCGGCATCCTGCTGGTCGAGGACCTCGCGGTGGTCGCGCTCATCATCCTGCTCCCGACGCTCGGCGCCCTCGACCGGGGCGGCCTCCTCGCGATCGCGAAGGCCCTCGGCACCGCCGCCCTGATCCTGGTGCCCTTCCTCGTCCTCGCGCGCCGGGTCGTGCCGCGCCTCCTCCTCCAGGCCGCGCGCATGCGGAGCGACGAGATGTTCCTGTTCGTCGCCCTCGCGGTGGGCCTCGCGACCGCCGCCCTCACGCAGGCGCTCGGGCTGTCAGTGGCGCTGGGCGCGTTCCTCGCGGGCCTCCTCATCAGCGAGTCGGACTTCGCGCACGACACGCTCGCGCGGCTCCTCCCGCTCCGCGACACCTTCGCCGCGCTGTTCTTCGTCACGCTCGGCATGCTGCTCGATCCCGCGCAGGTGCTCGCCAACCTCCCGCTCCTCGGCATCATGGTGGGCCTGATCGTCGTCGGGAACCTCGCCGTCTGGACGGCCGTCGTCCGCCTCTTCGGCGAGTCCGTCTGGAACGCGGTGCTGACGGCGGTCGCGCTCACCCAGATCGGCGAGTTCTCCTTCGTGCTCGTCCAGGTGGCGCGGCGCGCCGGGTATGTCGGCGACGATGTCTACAACGCGACGCTGGCGGCCTCGCTCCTCACGATCCTGCTCAACGCCTTGCTGGTCCAGAAGGCGCCCGGCTGGATCGGCGCCCTGCGCCTCCGGGGGGCGGGCCCGCCGCCGGCGGTCGCGCCGAGCCTCGAGGGCCACGTGATCCTCTGCGGCTACGGACGGGTGGGGAGCGCGATCGGGGAAGCGCTCGAGACCTTTGGCATTCGCTACGTCGCCGTCGAGACCGATCCCGACATCGTGAAGGGGCTCCAGGCGCGCGGGGTGCCGAGCCTGTTCGGGGACGCGGCGCGACGCGGGATCCTCGAGGCGGCGGGCGCGGCGCGGGCGGCGCTCGTGGTCGTGGCGCTGCCGGAGATGGAGCGCGCCCGGCTCGCCGTGCGCGCGCTGCGGGCGATCAACCCCCGGCTGCCGCTCCTGGCCCGCGCGCATCACACCGCGGCGCGCGACCTCCTGATCGACATGGGCGCGACGGAGGTGATCCAGCCGGAGGTCGAGGCGGCGGCGACGCTCCTGCGCCACAGCCTCGAGCGCCTGGCGGTCCCGCGTCCGAAGATCCTCGCCTACCTCGAGCGGCTCCGCGCGGCCGCGGACACGGCGCTGATCCTCGAGCCGCTCGGCCGCGAGGACCTGCCCTTCGCGCGCGACCTGACGCTCGGGGAGGGCCCGCTCGCCGGGCGCTCGCTCAGGGACCTCCGCGTGCGCGAGCGCTTCGGTGTCGTCGTCCTTACGGTGACGTGTCCGGACGGCGAGTTCGTCCCCAATCCCTCGGCCGAGACCGTGTTCCGCGCCGGGGACCGCGTCCGCGTCTTCGGCCTCCGGGAGCAGATCGAGCGCTTCGCCGCCGCCGGCGCGAGCCGCGGCTGA
- a CDS encoding putative glycoside hydrolase, which produces MHEASGPVSARRHLLDGGFALLLLSLAIASGYLILLYPADTRATTVVRPPAPPVLRPTPERPQPVGPTWGPTVTGRVLDPERRPVEGASVVVGGAEHRTDAEGAFHLQNVPPAAPLLVKLPGFEKTLVPPQRGAVVVVLKPQVVKAAYLTYFGVGDRGIRGRVLELAERTELNAVVIDVKGDRGWILYATELEQALAAGAQGPATLRDFDALMANLKARGIYTIARIVTFKDNVLARARPDLAVIDTRTGTPWIDNERLAWMDPFQEEVWDYNIAIAREAVRRGFDEVQFDYVRFPTDGRLGAARYAKPNTKETRLPAIAGFLERARRELGALGAFIAADVFGYTAFNENDTDIGQRIEELTPHLDFISPMVYPSGYHKGIPGFANPVEHPYQVVFESVRLIRKRAAHTRVRVRPWLQDFRDYAFDRRIFGVNEIRAQMKAADDAGAAGWMLWNPRNDYTAAALRPKDAQQREALAAK; this is translated from the coding sequence ATGCACGAAGCCTCCGGCCCCGTGTCGGCTCGCCGCCATCTACTGGACGGCGGGTTTGCGCTCCTCCTCCTGAGCCTCGCGATCGCCAGCGGGTACCTGATCCTCCTGTACCCGGCCGACACGCGCGCGACGACGGTCGTGCGGCCGCCCGCCCCCCCGGTGTTGCGGCCGACGCCCGAGCGACCGCAGCCCGTGGGCCCGACGTGGGGCCCGACCGTCACGGGCCGCGTGCTCGACCCCGAGCGCCGGCCGGTCGAGGGCGCCTCGGTGGTGGTCGGCGGCGCCGAGCACCGGACCGACGCCGAGGGCGCGTTCCACCTGCAGAACGTCCCGCCCGCGGCGCCGCTCCTCGTGAAGCTGCCGGGCTTCGAGAAGACGCTCGTGCCGCCACAGCGGGGCGCGGTCGTGGTGGTCCTCAAGCCCCAGGTCGTCAAGGCGGCCTACCTCACCTACTTCGGTGTCGGCGACCGGGGGATCCGGGGCCGCGTCCTCGAGCTGGCCGAGCGCACCGAGCTGAACGCGGTGGTCATCGACGTGAAGGGCGATCGCGGCTGGATCCTCTACGCCACCGAGCTCGAGCAGGCCCTCGCGGCCGGCGCGCAGGGTCCCGCCACGCTGCGCGACTTCGACGCGCTCATGGCGAATCTCAAGGCGCGCGGGATCTACACGATCGCGCGCATCGTGACCTTCAAGGACAACGTCCTCGCCCGCGCCCGGCCCGACCTCGCGGTCATCGACACGCGCACCGGGACGCCGTGGATCGACAACGAGCGGCTCGCGTGGATGGACCCGTTCCAGGAAGAAGTGTGGGACTACAACATCGCGATCGCGCGCGAGGCCGTCCGCCGGGGGTTCGACGAGGTCCAGTTCGACTACGTGCGCTTCCCGACCGACGGCCGCCTCGGCGCCGCGCGGTACGCCAAGCCCAACACGAAGGAGACGCGCCTGCCGGCGATCGCGGGCTTCCTCGAGCGCGCGCGACGGGAGCTCGGGGCGCTGGGCGCGTTCATCGCCGCCGACGTCTTCGGCTACACCGCGTTCAACGAGAACGACACGGACATCGGCCAGCGCATCGAGGAGCTGACCCCGCACCTCGACTTCATCTCGCCGATGGTCTACCCGTCGGGCTACCACAAGGGTATCCCGGGCTTCGCGAACCCGGTCGAGCATCCCTACCAGGTCGTCTTCGAGAGCGTGCGCCTGATCCGGAAGCGCGCGGCGCACACGCGGGTGCGCGTGCGGCCGTGGCTGCAAGACTTCCGCGACTACGCCTTCGACCGCCGGATCTTCGGCGTCAACGAGATCCGCGCCCAGATGAAGGCCGCCGACGACGCGGGCGCGGCGGGCTGGATGCTCTGGAACCCGCGCAACGACTACACGGCCGCGGCGCTCCGCCCGAAGGACGCGCAGCAGAGGGAGGCGCTCGCCGCCAAGTGA
- the fdhF gene encoding formate dehydrogenase subunit alpha: MILTIDGRSVELPEGASVLDGVNRLGIALPQLCKDPDRAALGACRTCLVHVEGQRGLPAACHLPARDGMVVATEHPDAVRVRRGVLDLTLSMLAPSPERAGFAQVGAASARHGLLEPSHPPLHRYDVDASKSFFVLDREACILCGRCTVACDEVQQIGAISLLGRGHATRVGVFGDGPMASSVCTSCGQCVATCPTGALRPKETPGKIVTRVETTCPYCGVGCGIEVGVREDDRLALMTDDVPSNRSSLGMLCVKGRFGTGFIHSRDRITRPMVRRDGRWVAVGWDEALDAAAEGLATHRGAFGALASAKATNEDGYVVQKFCRVVMQTNDVDHCTRLCHSPSVEAMLVSMGSGATSNSYQDYEDAGCLLVVGADASANHPVIAVRFRRAVSRGARLVVVNPKRIELCDQADLWIQNRPGTDTALFNTMARVILDEGLANDAFIRARTEGFEAWRASLEGFTLERAERVTGVPAGDVARAARWYARPPFAGSCLVWGMGITQHTNGIHNAHALLNLSLVAGQMGFAGSGISPLRGQNNVQGCGDAGCIPTNLPGYARYDPDTLAKFEEAWGARPPGRTGRVVTEMVEGCLTGETRAMYVIGENPLLSEPDLHHAEKALGQLDFLVVQDLFMHETAERAHVFLPAAAFAEKEGTFTNSERRVQRVRAALAPPGDARPDWWITCELARRVARRLGVEVRRQFDYAGPAAIFDEMARLWPFLAGLSHARLDREGGIQWPCPGPDHPGTRFLYAESFPRGRARFVPALQLAEAAELPDADFPFVLNTGRLLYHWHGGTLTRRVQGLLELAPHLEVAIHPSDARRLGVETGTRVRVESRRGELAGYARVTEAVRPGALFVPFVKLEESAANFLTNSAFDPSSKIPEYKVCAVRVERVRE; encoded by the coding sequence GTGATCCTCACGATCGACGGCCGGAGCGTCGAGCTGCCGGAGGGCGCCAGCGTCCTCGACGGCGTGAACCGCCTCGGCATCGCGCTGCCCCAGCTCTGCAAGGACCCTGACCGTGCGGCGCTCGGCGCGTGCCGGACGTGCCTGGTGCACGTCGAGGGTCAGCGCGGGCTCCCGGCCGCGTGCCACCTGCCGGCGCGCGACGGCATGGTCGTCGCGACGGAGCATCCCGACGCCGTGCGCGTGCGCCGCGGCGTCCTCGACCTGACGCTCTCGATGCTCGCGCCATCGCCCGAGCGCGCCGGCTTCGCGCAGGTCGGGGCCGCGTCCGCGCGTCATGGGCTGCTCGAGCCCTCGCACCCGCCGCTCCACCGGTACGACGTGGACGCGTCCAAGTCGTTCTTCGTCCTCGACCGCGAGGCGTGTATCCTCTGCGGCCGGTGCACCGTGGCGTGCGACGAGGTCCAGCAGATCGGCGCCATCTCGCTCCTGGGCCGTGGCCACGCGACGCGCGTCGGCGTCTTCGGCGACGGCCCGATGGCGTCCTCGGTCTGCACCTCGTGCGGCCAGTGCGTCGCGACGTGCCCGACGGGCGCCCTGCGCCCGAAGGAGACGCCCGGGAAGATCGTCACGCGCGTGGAGACGACGTGCCCGTACTGCGGCGTCGGCTGCGGGATCGAGGTGGGCGTGCGCGAGGACGATCGGCTCGCCCTCATGACGGACGACGTGCCGTCGAACCGGTCGAGCCTCGGCATGCTCTGCGTCAAGGGGCGCTTCGGCACCGGCTTCATCCACTCGCGCGACCGGATCACGCGCCCGATGGTCCGGCGCGACGGCCGCTGGGTCGCGGTGGGCTGGGACGAGGCGCTCGACGCGGCCGCGGAGGGGCTCGCGACGCACCGCGGCGCCTTCGGCGCCCTCGCGAGCGCCAAGGCCACCAACGAGGACGGCTACGTCGTCCAGAAGTTCTGCCGCGTCGTCATGCAGACGAACGACGTGGACCACTGCACGCGGCTCTGCCACTCGCCGTCCGTGGAGGCGATGCTCGTCTCGATGGGCTCGGGCGCGACGTCGAACTCTTACCAGGACTACGAGGACGCCGGCTGCCTTCTGGTGGTGGGCGCCGACGCCTCCGCGAATCACCCCGTCATCGCGGTCCGCTTCCGCCGGGCCGTGAGTCGCGGGGCGCGGCTCGTCGTCGTCAATCCCAAGCGCATCGAGCTCTGCGACCAGGCGGACCTCTGGATCCAGAACCGGCCGGGCACCGACACGGCGCTCTTCAACACGATGGCGCGCGTGATCCTCGACGAGGGCCTCGCAAACGACGCGTTCATCCGCGCGCGCACCGAAGGCTTCGAGGCCTGGCGCGCGTCGCTCGAGGGCTTCACGCTCGAGCGCGCCGAGCGCGTCACGGGCGTTCCCGCAGGGGACGTCGCGCGGGCTGCGCGCTGGTACGCGAGGCCGCCCTTCGCCGGGTCATGCCTCGTCTGGGGTATGGGGATCACCCAGCACACGAACGGGATCCACAACGCCCACGCGCTCCTGAACCTCTCCCTCGTCGCCGGCCAGATGGGCTTCGCGGGCAGCGGGATCTCGCCGCTGCGCGGCCAGAACAACGTCCAGGGCTGCGGCGATGCGGGCTGCATCCCGACGAACCTGCCCGGCTACGCGCGGTACGATCCCGACACGCTCGCGAAGTTCGAGGAGGCCTGGGGAGCGCGGCCGCCGGGACGCACCGGCCGCGTCGTGACGGAGATGGTCGAGGGCTGCCTCACGGGCGAGACGCGCGCCATGTACGTCATCGGCGAGAACCCGCTCCTCTCCGAGCCCGACCTCCACCACGCCGAGAAGGCGCTCGGCCAGCTCGACTTCCTCGTCGTCCAGGATCTCTTCATGCACGAGACGGCCGAGCGCGCCCACGTCTTCCTGCCGGCGGCGGCCTTCGCCGAGAAGGAAGGCACGTTCACCAACTCGGAGCGCCGCGTTCAGCGCGTCCGCGCCGCCCTCGCCCCGCCCGGCGACGCGCGGCCCGACTGGTGGATCACGTGCGAGCTGGCCCGCCGCGTGGCGCGGCGGCTCGGCGTCGAGGTCAGACGCCAGTTCGACTACGCGGGCCCGGCGGCGATCTTCGACGAGATGGCGCGCCTCTGGCCCTTCCTCGCGGGCCTGTCGCACGCGCGGCTCGATCGCGAGGGCGGGATCCAGTGGCCGTGCCCCGGCCCGGACCACCCGGGCACGCGCTTCCTCTATGCCGAATCGTTCCCGCGCGGGCGGGCGCGCTTCGTCCCGGCGCTCCAGCTCGCCGAGGCCGCCGAGCTGCCGGACGCGGACTTCCCCTTCGTCCTCAACACCGGCCGGCTCCTCTACCACTGGCACGGCGGGACGCTCACGCGGCGCGTCCAGGGGCTCCTGGAGCTCGCGCCGCATCTCGAGGTGGCGATCCATCCGAGCGACGCGCGGCGCCTCGGTGTCGAGACGGGCACGCGCGTGCGCGTGGAGTCGCGCCGTGGCGAACTCGCGGGCTACGCGCGGGTGACGGAGGCGGTGCGGCCGGGCGCGCTGTTCGTGCCCTTCGTGAAGCTCGAGGAGTCGGCCGCGAACTTCCTGACGAACTCGGCCTTCGACCCGTCCTCGAAGATCCCCGAATACAAGGTCTGCGCCGTCCGCGTCGAGCGCGTGCGCGAGTAG
- a CDS encoding nuclear transport factor 2 family protein: MAQENGRIVRALCGAINGRDWDAWRQLLSDDCEWVFVERGITGGTLRGGVEVAAAFKQWTTTFPDLRMDIDNLIVAGETVVAEWSARGTQHGPLKRGEGWYPATGRSFTRRGCWVAELHGGRIVRFRAYTDAKTLLDQLGLASTTPHLLPP; encoded by the coding sequence ATGGCTCAAGAGAACGGCAGGATCGTTCGTGCGCTATGCGGCGCCATCAACGGCCGCGACTGGGACGCATGGCGGCAACTGCTCTCGGACGACTGCGAGTGGGTCTTCGTGGAGCGCGGCATCACCGGGGGCACCTTACGGGGCGGCGTGGAAGTGGCGGCAGCGTTCAAGCAGTGGACGACGACTTTTCCGGACCTGCGAATGGATATCGACAATCTCATCGTCGCCGGCGAGACGGTGGTCGCCGAATGGAGCGCACGAGGGACACAGCACGGTCCGCTCAAACGGGGTGAAGGCTGGTATCCAGCGACAGGGCGGTCGTTCACGCGGAGGGGCTGCTGGGTGGCGGAGCTACACGGCGGCCGGATCGTTCGCTTCCGAGCCTATACCGATGCCAAGACGCTCCTGGATCAGCTCGGTCTCGCGTCGACGACCCCGCATCTCCTCCCCCCATGA